Sequence from the Zeugodacus cucurbitae isolate PBARC_wt_2022May chromosome 5, idZeuCucr1.2, whole genome shotgun sequence genome:
GGCAGCGGTCCGGTCATTTGGTCGTACTTCGCCGAATTCCAGCCGAAAGCGAAACGTGGCTCCATGCTGAGTTTCATGGCTGCCTTCTGGACTTTTGGTAATCTCTTTGTTGCCGGCCTGGCGTGGTTGATCATCCCCAGCGGCATTGGCTTCAAAACAGATTTAATTACATACAATTCCTGGCGTATCTTCTTGATGGTGTGTGCCCTGCCATCATTCGTTGTCGCTTTCCTACTCTTCTATCTGCCCGAATCGCCGAAATTCCTATTGACCAAGGGCAAACAGGAGAAGGCGATGGCCATCTTCCGTGGCATTTTCGTGACGAACACCCGCCGCCCGGCCGAGCAATATCCCGTTGCCGAATTGGAAATCGATGAGAAATTATTGGCTGAGATTAAGGAGAATCAGGCTGGCGTCAAGGGCAAATATAGTAAAATGATGTCGAGCATGGCCGAACATAGCAAACAACTGTTCACCTCGCCCATATTGAAATTCACACTCGTCTCGATCATTATCAATTTCACCTTCCACATCGGTTACTACGGTCTGATGATGTGGTTCCCTGAGCTATTCAATCGTTTCGAGGAATACGGTCGCGCTTTTCCCAACGAAACTGCTGGCGTTTGCACAGTCACCAACTATGTCGTCAAAAATAATATGATTGAGGAAGACACCGGCGTCTGCTCAGCGCATATACCGCAAAGCGTGTTCCAGGAGTCGTTAATTTCACTAGCTTCGGCGCTGCCAGCCAACTTGATTGCCATTTTGGGCATGGACTTGTTGGGTCGCAAATTCTTCCTTATCTTCGGCACGATGACGGCCGGTGTCTGCTCGGCTGGCATGTTCTACGTCACTAACTCGACACAGAACTTGGTCGTGACGGCTGTGTTTAGCGGTGCTATATCGGCGGCCAATGCGGCCTTGGACTGTCTCATCACCGAGGTGTTCCCAACACATTTGCGCGCTACAGGTGTGGCTATATCGATGGTGGCGGCGCGTATGGGTGGCATCATTGGTAACATTGTGATAGCTACACTTTTGGATACGTATTGCCCGGCACCGACGTTTATTGTGGCCGTCCTATTGATAGGTGGCGGTCTCATGTGTTTGATGTTGCCCAACACAACGCGTAAAGAATTGCATTAATCCAATGGAATGATAGTTCTTAAAAACGAGAAGGCAAAAGGAGGAAGAAAGGTAAAGAGAGAAGATGGAAAGTAGTAGAGGGAAAGGGAGAGAAGCAGAGAGTAGACACAAACGAGGTAAAAAATACTCGGAACTAACGAATTTCTAGAATGAATCCAGTTGAGTTGGGAACAAATGCATGTAAACATAcacataaaaccaaaaaaaaaacaaacccaaacatgcaaacacacacatctaAGTACTAATGTAATATCGCTTAGGAACTTGTTGTAAATTTTCTAGCcatgtaaaatatgtatgtaactaccgattaatataaaagtaaaaagtaaaaaacttacataaatatgtagtatatatacaCGTAATTACCAAAAAGTGAATTAAAAGTTTCAAAGTAAAcgattataaaaatgtaatttcatattttaaataaaacgtttTAATTAAGATGAAAAAACGATATTTCAATTTGTGTATTAATTTATAGGGAATTATTACTAAAATCCATAGGAAACATGTTTGcatgaaagtttttaatttacaattaataatttaatttaattttaacagaCAAAAGGTTGGCAACCCTGCAGGAAAATACGTTAAGATGACAAATTTCGCAATTACCTTTCGTTTGATACCCATATTGCAAATTTGATAGTTCGCAAAAAATAAATGGATGGCAACTCTGCTCGAGAAAATTATtacatgaaatattatataacttggatttcataaatttacagaaatcattttattgttattaaaatatttgatatataaattaagtggtaaatttttattttcacagacAAAAGTTTGGCAACCCTGCAGGAAAATACGTTAAGATGACAGATTTCGCGATTACCTTTCGTTTGATACCCATATTGCAAATTTGATAGTtcgcaaaaaataaatagatgGCAACCCTGtacagaaatttataaaattatcaataaaaatatatgagaagAATAaatcattaacaaaaaaattgtgttttattcatttaactCCACTGTTAAAAATGATGGCAACCCCACAAGCatacttattaaaattaaaaaaaaattttagaaccaCCATTGAATTtatagaattaaaaatgtgttgcaaatcgcatgtttttatgaaaattgccACTAAAATGGTTTAGTTTTCTTGTAAAAGTTTCAGAAACTGGTTTTAGTGGTTCCTCCGTGTCATTAGCCATTCATTAAGTGCCTCATATGttccataaaacaaaaattttcatataaaattttacttttaatgtttacgctaaattgcataatttattgcacaatattcgCACTATTCTGTTGTTTAAacgaatgtttttgtttgttatacaatagatactaattttctacttcaattttatattctatGCACCTGCAAACGCTGGTTGATGCAACCAAATGTGTACGATTTTGGTGTTACCATATCTTTATTTGTTGagatatttcattgaaatgtgtatgctcatttaatgtaaaaaatcatCTAGTTTCGATATTTGCAAGGTAGAACTCGAAATTCCCATGTTTTAGCCACTTTTCGCTGAAAATTTGAGATTTGcagcacatttttaatttttaaaattattacgtaattgcaatttcaaatatttttcaatacgatTGTAGCGCATGCGtttctgcaaaattcaaaatttaaatcatCCAAATCCGTCCAGCCGTTCAAAAGTTATTCGCATTTTTGTGtttcgcagccacctactgcatgctcctggtcgcctggtgCATCGGCCAGATTTTCGCTGCAAATTGAAACGCATTTTCCCGCAGCCGACGTCGGCAGCGCCGGACAACAGCGAAACGCAaatgcttataacttttgaaccagAGGTCCGATTTGGCTGatctaaatttcgaattttgtagAATCGCATGGACTATAATCCTAAATAAGTGGATTCTCTGTTGGTCTTATCagcgaatttataaaattaaaaatgtgatgcAAATCGCGAATTTGCATAGAAATTACACACAAGATGCATTCGTTTGCTTAAATATGTTTCAGGAAATGGTGTCAGTAGTTACTCCGTGTCATTAGCTATCCATTGAGTACCTCACatgttcaataaaacaaaaaatttcatataaaattttgctttaaatatttgcactagattgcataatttattgcacaataaacCCAATATTATGTTGTTTGGACGACTGTTTTTTGTTTGATACACATAATTATTcactttatacttcaattttatATTCTCCTTTTCTTCTACGCATGTGCAAATGCTGGTTGATGCACCGAAATGTGTTCGATTTAGGTGTTACCATATCttcttattttgaaatattttatataactctAAGTGCTCATTTAAGGTAAAAAATCATctagtttctatatttgcaagttAGAACTCGAAATTCCGATGTTTTAACAACTTTTTCGATGAAAGTTTGCGATttgcaacaattttttatttttctaaattcgcTGGTTATTCCTGGAATAAATCTTATTATATAGGAATATAGAGCATCCGATTCCgcaaattttgacatttttagttTTCCGCTATAACCActggttcaaaagttataagcgttTTTCTGTTCGGCAGctacctactgcctgctcctggtcgcctagtagaaatcccaatttttcgcaccaaattgaaatgcatttttttggcAGCGGCGCCGGCAGAGCGGCAGAGCTGCGCgatggtgttgcatatgcaaaggggcaaatttgaattaacGGAAGTTGGAAGTGGCGGGACCGGAAAATGTCATCGGACAGAAACCGGATGTGGCCCACTTCCGATCCCAACTTCCGATTTCCGGTCCCCAACTTCCGGTCTGGATCCCAAACCGGAAGTAGAGGACCGTTATTTTCCATTTCCGGTTTCCGGTCTTGGTTAACTTCCGATCCCGCCACTTCCCACTTCCgttaattcaaatttgcccctttgcatatgcaaTACCATCACGCACCTCTGCCGCTCTGCTGGCACCGCTGCccgaaaaatgcatttcaatctGGTGCGAAAAATTGGGATTTCTactaggcgaccaggagcaggcagtaggtagCTGCCGAACACAAAaacgcttataacttttgaaccagTGGTTATAGCGGAAaactaaaaatgtcaaaatttgcGGAATCGGATGCTCTATATTCCTATATAATAAGATTTATTCCAGGAAGAACCAGCGAttttagagaaataaaaaattgttgcaaATCGCAAACTTTCAGCGAAAAATTGATTAAAACACCGGAATTTCGAGTTCTAGCTTGCAAATTTAGAAACTACATGATGTTTTAccttaaatgagcatataaagtTATATGAAACATCTCAAAAGTGGAAGATATGGTAACACCGATATTGAACACTTTTGGGTGCATCAACCAGCGTTTGCACATGCGTATAATAaaaggagaatataaaaatgaagtagaAAGTGAATAATTACTGCCTGGCATACAAAAGCATTCgttccaacaacaaaatattgcgtatattgtgcaataaattacGTTATTTAGTGTAAAcattaaaagtgaaatattatatgaaaaatgttgttttattgAACATCATATTGAACCAATGACACGGAGTAACTACTAAAACCTTTTTCTGAAACTTTTACAAACAATTAATCCAATTTGTGACTGATTTCTATAAAAACATGCGATTTGCAACAGATTTTTAATTCTATAAATTCGCTGGTAATTTGAATATGTGCAACCGACGGCAACTTCCTGTTTGGGATTCCAACTTGCTCGCTATTTCTTTGTAAactcttttaaaaaaaaaatcagaaaaacccCAACCAACCAAATAAACGCTGTAGAGTAAAAAAGCAgttgtttatgtttgttttttatatattttattatttttttttgttttgcagttTTCATTATTTGTCTGTTTATCTGTTTTGTTCGACTTTACACGCTTTGATGTTTTTGCTgctttaattaaacaattttttaataactatttacACAATGTTTAAAGCATCGAAGACCattataatgaatttatttttattatattatatatattt
This genomic interval carries:
- the Sv2c_0 gene encoding synaptic vesicle glycoprotein 2B; the encoded protein is MVEGDSIKNKSDSYNVEAGIQPNYNSSRNNSIDNRSILQPYSLGSGGKDPEYQFAAVNKGYETDISSAGGDKHDVEKGSAAVIEVTNGVAIHGGGNGGGGNNGGGSSGDGRRSTGVRAGFEQAIELCGYGKFHYILLAICGLVSTSEEMDVISMSFILPSAECDLDLNTSTKGWLNSIIFIGMMVGAYFWGSIADAVGRKKVLIVISFMNGFCIVASSFSQTYEWFMLFRFLNGAALGGSGPVIWSYFAEFQPKAKRGSMLSFMAAFWTFGNLFVAGLAWLIIPSGIGFKTDLITYNSWRIFLMVCALPSFVVAFLLFYLPESPKFLLTKGKQEKAMAIFRGIFVTNTRRPAEQYPVAELEIDEKLLAEIKENQAGVKGKYSKMMSSMAEHSKQLFTSPILKFTLVSIIINFTFHIGYYGLMMWFPELFNRFEEYGRAFPNETAGVCTVTNYVVKNNMIEEDTGVCSAHIPQSVFQESLISLASALPANLIAILGMDLLGRKFFLIFGTMTAGVCSAGMFYVTNSTQNLVVTAVFSGAISAANAALDCLITEVFPTHLRATGVAISMVAARMGGIIGNIVIATLLDTYCPAPTFIVAVLLIGGGLMCLMLPNTTRKELH